A part of Molothrus aeneus isolate 106 unplaced genomic scaffold, BPBGC_Maene_1.0 scaffold_30, whole genome shotgun sequence genomic DNA contains:
- the LOC136570161 gene encoding zinc finger protein 345-like has translation MQESYESVISLAEEIAISWPRITAFAESHRRRGLGADAAPASPSDNDDDDDEDPPPNAPERPETPGTPPAPAPAPPNPKSPPIPPETPKPQPQKSPGKRRGKLRPKLQARQLRCHDCGKALGVLPKRRRGAERSHKCPECGKSFRLSSSLVTHRRRHGGQDPYRCPDCGKSFSVGSAFIQHRRVHAGAAPCRCGVCGKSFPASSGLVKHQKVHAEEKPYKCGDCGKGFNWNSHLERHRRIHTGEKPYECPECGKSFSWSSHLDRHRRTHAAAAAGSGSGGRCEECGAEPAEPGMPKNAKNAPKSHREAAEKPHKCGECGKGFGAAAALAQHRRGHGGGGAGKAYECRECGKSFSWSSHLDRHRRIHMGEKPFRCASCGKSFSQSSHLERHRKVHREPCRECGGNEGKRAGKRPEKPRSRISGEEKCEECGGKSSDFGPGANSASSLKDQGTQTGERGLECPECGKSFGQNSALAKHRRTHTGEKPYECPECGKSFGVRSNLIKHRRTHLGEKPYKCQDCAKGFIQKSDLTKHRRMHTGEKPYECRECGKRFSVSSNLIKHQRIHLGEKPFQCSECGKSFIQRSELTIHRRVHTGEKPYGCGECGKRFSRSSHLNRHRRTHGKAAAAAAASSSSSFSSSSSFSSSSNFSSSSSSSSFPAFPGSSAVPAPLELPWALALPGRAFPGFPVGN, from the exons ATGCAGGAGAGCTACGAGAGCGTCATTTCCTTGG ccGAGGAGATCGCCATCAGTTGGCCGCGGATCACGGCCTTCGCCGAATCGCACCGGAGACGCGGCCTCGGCGCCG ACGCCGCCCCGGCCTCGCCGAGCGACAACGACGACGACGACGACGAAGATCCTCCACCCAACGCTCCGGAAAGACCCGAAACGCCCGGAACGCCGCCGGCACCGGCGCCGGCGCCGCCGAACCCCAAATCGCCCCCGATCCCTCcggaaaccccaaaaccccaaccccaaaaatcGCCGGGAAAGCGGCGCGGGAAGCTGAGGCCGAAGCTCCAGGCGCGGCAGCTGCGGTGCCACGACTGCGGCAAAGCTTTGGGGGTTTTGCCGAAACGCCGGCGCGGGGCCGAGCGATCCCACAAATGCCCggagtgcgggaagagcttcaggctgAGCTCGAGCTTGGTGACGCACCGGCGGCGCCACGGCGGCCAAGACCCCTACAGGTGCCCCGACTGCGGGAAATCCTTCAGCGTGGGCTCGGCGTTCATCCAGCACCGGCGCGTCCACGCCGGCGCGGCGCCGTGCCGCTGCGGGGTGTGCGGCAAGAGCTTCCCGGCGAGCTCGGGCTTGGTGAAGCACCAGAAGGTTCACGCGGAGGAGAAACCCTACAAATGCGGCGACTGCGGCAAGGGGTTCAACTGGAATTCCCACCTGGAGCggcaccggcgcatccacaccgGAGAGAAACCCTacgagtgccccgagtgcgggaagagctttTCTTGGAGCTCCCACTTGGATCGGCATCGCCGGACCCacgcggcggccgcggcgggatcgggatcgggcgGGCGGTGCGAGGAGTGCGGGGCGGAACCGGCGGAGCCGGGGATGCCTAAAAACGCCAAAAACGCCCCAAAAAGCCACCGGGAAGCGGCGGAGAAACCTCACAAGTGCGGGGAATGCGGGAAGGGGttcggcgcggcggcggcgctggcgcAGCATCGGCGCGGtcacggcggcggcggcgccggcaAAGCCTACGAGTGCCGGGAATGCGGGAAAAGCTTTTCCTGGAGCTCCCACTTGGATCGGCACCGGCGGATCCACATGGGGGAGAAACCGTTCCGGTGCGCCAGCTGCGGCAAGAGCTTCTCCCAAAGCTCCCACTTGGAGCGGCACCGGAAAGTTCACCGGGAGCCGTGCCGGGAATGCGGCGGGAACGAGGGGAAAAGAGCGGGGAAAAGGCCGGAAAAGCCGCGGAGTCGGATTTCGGGGGAGGAGAAATGCGAGGAGTGCGGGGGGAAAAGTTCGGATTTCGGACCGGGGGCGAATTCGGCGTCGAGTTTGAAGGATCAGGGCACCCAAACGGGCGAGAGGGGCTTggagtgccccgagtgcggcAAAAGCTTCGGGCAGAACTCAGCGCTGGCCAAGCACCGGCGGACGCACACGGGCGAGAAACCCTacgagtgccccgagtgcggcAAAAGCTTCGGCGTCCGCTCCAACCTGATCAAGCACCGGCGCACGCACCTGGGCGAGAAACCCTACAAGTGCCAGGACTGCGCCAAGGGCTTCATCCAGAAATCCGACCTGACCAAGCACCGGCGCATGCACACGGGCGAGAAACCCTACGAGTGCCGCGAGTGCGGGAAGCGCTTCAGCGTCTCCTCCAACCTCATCAAGCACCAGCGGATCCACCTGGGCGAGAAACCCTTCCAGTGCTCCGAGTGCGGCAAGAGCTTCATCCAGCGCTCCGAGCTCACCATCCACCGGCGCGTCCACACCGGCGAGAAGCCCTACGGGTGCGGCGAGTGCGGGAAGCGCTTCAGCCGCAGCTCGCACCTCAACCGGCACCGCCGCACCCACGGCaaagccgccgccgccgccgccgcctcgtcCTCCTCGTCCTTCTCGTCTTCCTCGTCCTTCTCGTCTTCTTCCaacttctcctcttcctcttcctcctcctccttcccggCGTTCCCGGGCTCCTCGGCCGTGCCGGCGccgctggagctgccctgggcgcTGGCGTTGCCGGGCCGGGCGTTCCCGGGGTTCCCGGTGGGTAATTAA